Proteins encoded by one window of Ursus arctos isolate Adak ecotype North America unplaced genomic scaffold, UrsArc2.0 scaffold_22, whole genome shotgun sequence:
- the LOC113269536 gene encoding LOW QUALITY PROTEIN: thymosin beta-4-like (The sequence of the model RefSeq protein was modified relative to this genomic sequence to represent the inferred CDS: inserted 2 bases in 1 codon; substituted 1 base at 1 genomic stop codon), translating into MKVYSTYNQYLEIQRLGSGHCAEWTSLAHVPRSASSATKSDKPSMAXSEKFDKSXKKTETQKKNPLPSRKKTEQEKQADES; encoded by the exons ATGAAGGTATACTCTACATACAACCAATATTTAGAGATACAGAGACTTGGCAGCGGCCACTGTGCAGAATGGACTTCACTGGCTCATGTGCCTCGCTCCGCTTCCTCTGCAACCAAGTCTGACAAACCCAGTATGGCTTAGAGTGAGAAATTCGATAAGTC AAAGAAGACAGAAACGCAGAAGAAAAATCCACTGCCTTCAAGGAAAAAGACTGAACAGGAGAAGCAAGCAGACGAATCTTAA